The following coding sequences lie in one Arachis ipaensis cultivar K30076 chromosome B05, Araip1.1, whole genome shotgun sequence genomic window:
- the LOC107643960 gene encoding uncharacterized protein LOC107643960 encodes MQRVSSTISRTIASLSKARSSFLLKRPFFAATTQKSQQPEIPGDFRKWGSAGFYRTSKFASGFTPLQPKPLDSVVDVERLKDRYPDDIASIWDDYHLGRGHIGASMKAKLYNLLEHRASECRYFVIPVWRGSGYTTMFVQVQMPHILFTGLEDYKARGTQAAPYFTVTFYKEFAETKDLVLIRGDVVFTSKLTDSEAEWLIETVQSFYLNDVRYKLVERFNKETHDFEFKDVLQALNMPIL; translated from the exons ATGCAAAGGGTATCTTCAACAATCTCAAGGACCATAGCTTCTTTGTCCAAGGCCAGAAGCTCGTTTCTGCTTAAACGCCCTTTCTTTGCAGCAACTACCCAGAAATCGCAGCAGCCGGAGATTCCGGGAGATTTCCGGAAATGGGGTTCGGCTGGGTTTTACAGGACGTCAAAGTTCGCCAGTGGGTTCACTCCTTTGCAGCCAAAGCCCTTGGATTCCGTTGTAGATGTTGAAAGATTGAAGGACCGCTACCCTGATGATATTGCTTCTATTTGGGATGAT TATCACTTGGGAAGAGGTCATATTGGAGCATCCATGAAAGCAAAACTTTATAACCTGCTGGAGCATAGAGCTTCAGAAtg CCGATATTTTGTCATTCCTGTGTGGAGAGGAAGCGGTTATACGACAATGTTTGTTCAAG TGCAGATGCCACACATTCTTTTTACGGGTCTTGAAGATTACAAGGCCAGGGGAACACAAGCAGCCCCCTACTTTACTGTGACCTTTTACAAAGAATTTGCTGAGACCAAGGACTTGGTGCTTATCCGTGGGGATGTTGTGTTTACCAGCAAGCTGACCGACTCTGAGGCGGAATGGCTAATAGAAACTGTTCAGTCTTTCTATTTGAATGATGTGAGGTACAAACTGGttgagaggttcaacaaagaaacacATGATTTTGAGTTTAAGGATGTCTTGCAAGCGTTGAACATGCCGATTCTGTGA
- the LOC107640989 gene encoding protein FAR1-RELATED SEQUENCE 5-like — MNDSTSNQLNENDLVYSFETNHADETSCIVDEKYVPKVVGMIFKTLEETEKFYKHYSKLAGFSTKIRNTTRDGDKIKNQLIDVGLWTIFKVVLNHSYPCCPNRAEMLKQHRELNMFVRRTIETNKEAEIRSSKTYQSFVAAAGSHRELSFIEKDVRNYITREVRNISKQNDAKEFGKYLLRMKEKNQNFFFELNLEGDNCIKHAFWADARSKAAFEYFGDVISFDTTYNTNRFLCGCESPWSIDPSQMRAVEK, encoded by the exons atgaatgattcaacttcaaatcagttgaatgagaacGATTTGGTTTATTCTTTTGAAACGAATCATGCTGATGAG ACCAGCTGTATTGTGGATGAAAAATATGTCCCAAAGGTGGTGGGGATGAttttcaagacactagaagaaACTGAAAAGTTCTACAaacattattccaaacttgccGGTTTTTCTACTAAAATAAGGAACACAACTCGGGACGGAgacaagattaagaatcaattaaTC GACGTTGGTCTTTGGACAATTTTCAAAGTTGTTCTGAATCACTCATATCCTTGCTGTCCAAACcgggcagagatgctcaaacaacacagggAGCTTAACATGTTTGTGCGTCGCACCATCGAAACCAACAAGGAAGCCGAAATCAGATCGAGCAAAACTTATCAATCATTTGTGGCAGCAGCTGGCAGCCACCGTGAACtaagttttatagaaaaagatgtgaggaattacatcacAAGGGAAGTACGGAATATTTCCAAACAAAATGATGCTAAAGAATTTGGGAAGTACCtactaagaatgaaagagaagaaccaaaatttcttttttgagcttaaCCTTGAAGGCGATAACTGCATTAAACATGCATtctgggccgatgcaagaagcaaGGCCGcatttgagtatttcggagacgtgatttcatttgacaccacctataACACAAATAG GTTCCTTTGTGGGTGTGAATCACCATGGTCAATCGACCCTTCTCAGATGCGCGCTGTTGAAAAATGA